AAGCTAGGTCATTCTATTTACAGCACCACGTTCACCATACGGCCGGGCACTACAATTACTTTCTTCGGTGTTTTGCCTTCGCTGAATTTCTCAAACACCTCGGAGGCACGTACTTCCTGCTCGATGTTGCTAGCGGGAGCATTGGCGGCAAACGTCATTTTGCCGCGCATCTTGCCGTTGAAGGCGATAGGGTATTCCACGGTGGCTTCTTCCAAGTATTCTTCCTTGAACTCGGGGAAGCTGGCGTAGCTGATGCTGCCAGGCTCATGGCCTAGCTCCGTCCACAGCTCCTCGGCTACGTGCGGCGCGTAAGGCGAAACTACTACCGTGAGCGGCTCTAAGATGGCGCGCTTATGGCAGTTCAGGGCCGTTAACTCGTTCACGCAGATCATAAACGTGCTGACCGACGTGTTGAACGAGAACTTATCAATATCATCGGCAGCCTTGCGGATAGCTTTGTGCAAAGCCTTCAGTTCGGCGGGCGTAGCAGCTTCGTCGGTCACGGCTAGGTTGCCATCTTCGGGGTGGAAGAGACGCCAGAGTTTCTTCAGAAAACCTGATACGCCACTCATGCCGCTGGTATTCCACGGCTTGAATTGCTCCAAGGGACCTAGGAACATTTCATAAAGGCGAAGCGCGTCGGCACCGTACTGGCCAACTAAAACGTCAGGGTTTACAACATTGAACTTGTTCTTCGACATCTTCTCGACTTCAGTGCCGCAGACGTAGGTGCCATTTTCCTCAGTAACAAATTCAGCGTTTGCATAGTCAGGGCGCCACTTGCGAAAAGCTTCTTGGTCGAGCACATCGTTGTCTACAATGCTGACATCGACGTGAAGCGGTGTAGTATCATACTGACCTTTTTTGCCTAGCGTCACAAACTGGCTCGTGCCGTTGATGCGATACACAAAGTTTGAACGGCCCAAAATCATCCCCTGATTAATCAGCTTCTGGAACGGCTCGTTGCTGCTCACCAGACCTAGGTCTTTCAGGAACAGGTACCAGAAGCGCGAGTACAGCAAGTGACCGGTGGCGTGTTCGGCGCCGCCCATGTAGAGGTCCACGGTTTTCCAGTATTCCTCGGCTTCTTTACCCACAAACCGCTCCTGGTTATGCGGATCCATGTAGCGCAAGTAGTACCACGAAGATCCTGCCCAGCCGGGCATGGTGCTTAGCTCGTACTCGTACTGGCCCTGGTATTTCCAGTCTTTGGCCCGACCTAAGGGCGGCTCGCCAGTTTCGGTGGGCTTGTATTCGTCGATTTCAGGCAGTACCAGCGGCAGCTCGCTCTCAGGCAAACCGTAAGCGGTGCCGTCTTTATAATAAATCGGAATCGGCTCGCCCCAGTAGCGCTGACGACCGAAAATGGCATCACGCACCCGGAAGTTCACCTTACCTTTACCCAAGCCTCGCTCTTCCAACCAGCTAATGAGCGTGGTCGTGGCCTCTTTGTAACCTAGGCCGTTCACAATGCCCGAGTTGATGAAGCGGCCTTCTTTGGTCGGGTCAGCTTCTTTTTCGATATCCTTTTGGGCGTCGAGTACCTGAATGATGGGCAGGCCAAAGTGCTTGGCAAAGGTCCAGTCGCGCTGGTCGCCGCTGGGCACGGCCATCACGGCACCGGTGCCATAACCGGCCAGCACGTAGTCGGCTAGCCAAATCGGAACGGGCTCATTGTTGAGCGGATTGAGGCAGTAGCTGCCCGTAAACACACCCGATACGGTTTTCACGTCGGCCATCCGGTCGCGCTCCGAGCGGTGCTTGCTCTGGGTGATGTAAGTTTCGACGGCCTCGCGCTGCTCATCAGTGGTGAGCTGCTCCACGAGTTCGTGCTCCGGCGCCAGCACCATGAACGTCGCTCCATAGATGGTATCGACGCGCGTGGTGTACACCTTAATGTTCTGGCTTGGGTCGTTCTGCAACGGAAAAACCACCTCAGCACCCACCGAGCGGCCGATCCAGTTGCGCTGCATTTCCTTCACCGCTTCGGGCCAATCGATAGTGTCGAGGCCCTGAAGCAGGCGGTCGGCGTAAGCGGTGATGCGCAAGTTCCACTGTGGCATCAAACGACGTTCCACGGGGAACCCTCCGCGCTCCGACACGCCGTCTTTTACTTCGTCGTTCGACAAAACGGTACCTAGGGCAGCGCACCAGTTAACGTAAGTATCTGATTGATAAGCTAAACGATAGGCAAGAAGCGTCGCCATTTGGGCTGGCTCCGACTGTGCCTTCCACCCGTCGGCTGTGAAGCTAGGCCGTCCTTCGTCGTCGCCCGCGGCGCGCACGCCTGCATTGCCGTTTTGCTCAAACTGCGCGATGAGTGTCTCAATGGGCTCGGCGCGGTCCGAATCGAGGTTATACCAGGAGTTGAACAGCTTCAGGAAAATCCATTGCGTCCACTTATAGTACTCGGGGTCGGAGGTGCGAACTTCCCGGCTCCAGTCGTAGCTGAACCCTAGGCTATTCAGCTGCTTGATATAGGTGTCAATGTTCTTCTCCGTGGTAAGCGCCGGGTGCTGGCCCGTCTGGATGGCGTACTGCTCAGCAGGTAGGCCGAACGAGTCGAAACCCATGGGATGCAGCACATTATAGCCCTGCAAGCGCTTGTAGCGCGTTACTATATCGGAGGCAATGTAGCCCAGTGGGTGACCTACGTGCAGGCCCGCTCCCGAAGGATAAGGGAACATATCTAGCACATAGTACTTGGGCTTTTCTGACTGATTATCAGCCTTAAAGGTATTATGCTCTTTCCAGTGGGCTTGCCACTTTTTCTCAATTTCCTCGGGACGATAACCGGGCATAAGCAATGGGGATAGTGCGACTTTTTGAACAGGCGAAATTACAGAAATGCTGGGAAGGAGCAGGATGATTAGTAAAAGTGAAGCCTAGAGCTATAAAAATCAGAATTAGAGCGAGAAAGCTCCCCTCCTTTTTTAAGGAGGGGTTGGGGGTGGTTCCTTGCCATTGAACGAAAGGCTAGCTCTAGGCTTCTAGTTCTAGTCTGACCACTCCCAACCCCTCCTAAAAAAGGAGGGGAGCTTTCTAGCCCTAATCCTGACTTGTTAATTGTTGCGTTTCCAGCGGGTCCTTGCCATCCCAAGTGCCCTCGCTTCGCGTCACCTGGAACCGCGCAAACAGTTCCTCACTGTACCAGCCTTCTTGGCGGGTGCGCTGAATTACTTCGCGGTGCAGCTCGCCACGGTAGGCGTACTGCTGCATGGCCTGCGCCGACTCCCAAATGCTGAAGGTAGCTTGTCGGATCACTGGTAGTTCACCGAGGCCAATGGACGCTAACACGCCCGGCGCATGGGCTACTGCCGCGCTGGTGGGCGCCACATATTTCCAAAAACGTGGTGTTTTGCGCAGCCGAATAGAGGCGCGCGTAAGTACTGCCACCGGGCCTTCTACCTCAGAAATATCTGATTTGTAGTCAAATGGGTTGATCCCGTCCCACAAACCGTGGGCTTTTAAGGGGGCTAGGTCGATGGTCCAGATTTCGGTGCTGCGCCGCTGGTATTCCTGCCAAAGCGGGTGCGTGTCGAAGAACTCGGCGGCCGCCGCCTGCGATTCCCAAACAGCCATCATCCCGTAGCGGTGCAGGTTGGGGCGCAAGCCAAAGCCGTTATCGGCGCCGCTGCCCAGGAGCTTGAAAAAGCGCAACCCCGGAACCCGGCGCAGGGGCTGCTGTGAGGTGCCCATCTGGGCCAAGCCCCAGCGAACTTGCCCCGGCTTCAGACCGAAAATGGAAAGGGTGGTGTGCAAGGCGTATTAAATTAACAGACGAATGTAGCGCGAAGCTCCTGCTTCGCGTATCGTTGACCGACCTGGGCTAGGTTATCGTGCTAGCTTCATCGTTCAGCGATACGTGAAGCGGAGCTTCGCGCCACTTCCTTACCAACAAAAAAGGGCGAGAATTGCTTCCCGCCCTTTGTATCTTCAAGTATAATAGCCTTACTGAGGCGTTACTTGTACGTGCTCGTCGCCGGTGGGCTGATAACGCTCGCCAGTGGCTACCGCTTTCACGTAGCCGAAGGCGTTTACTAACACGTTGCTAGGCTGGTCCCATACCTCACCGCGCTCAATATCAATTTTGAGCAGCGAAATGTTCGGATCATCAGAACCCTTAGGGAACCAAGAGCGCAGGCCCTCCGTCCAGAGGTCTTTGATTTTCGTGCGGTCGTTTACAATCGTGGCGATACCTGAGATTGACACATACAGGTTGTCGCCAGGCTTCGAATAACCTAGGTTTACGTGCTGCTCGCGCTGCACTTCGTCGATCTTAGCAGAATCTTTCTCGGTGAAGAACCACAGAGTGCCGTCTTCATCTGGCTTCTGGGTGTACATCGGACGGCTGTGCAACTGACCATTCGTTTCTGCCGTGGTCAGCATCGCAATTTTGATGTCTTTGATTCTATCAATCAGCTTCGTCACGTCGTGACTTTGGGCAACATGCTCTGCCATAGTGGTAGGTGTTCGTAAGGGTTTTGGTAGTAGGGGAGAGTAGACAGAAATACGGTGGAGTCGGCTGAAGGTTTAGGGTTCGGCATTTCGGCGTACCTTCCGGGTCCATGAATTTCTTAGCGCACCTGCTCCTTTCCGGCTCACCGGCCGCTCCCGATTACGCCGATGTAGTAGTCGGCAACTTTGCCGCCGAGGCCGTGCGGGGCCGCGCTGGACTGCTTGCGTACCCCGCTGCCGTGCAGCGCGGCATCTGGCTGCACCGCTTCATCGATTCATTTACGGATACGCACCCCGTCGTGCGCCGCACCACGGCCCGCCTGCGCACCGCCGGCCTAGGTAAGTGGGCTGGTGTCGTGTCCGATGTTGGCTACGACCACCTGCTGGCCCGCGACTTCTCTCGCTACCACTACGATGCTGCCGAGCCGTTGCCGGCCTTTAGTCAGCGGCTCTATGCGTTGTTGCAAACGCGCCGCCACGAGTTGCCAGAACAGCTTCAGAACATGTTCCAGTACATGCGGCGCGACGATTGGCTGACGGGATATGCTCAGCCTGAGGGCTTTGCACGCGCATTGCTAGGACTGAGCCGCCGCGTGCCTAGCGCCCAAGTGCTCGCTACCGGCGCCGCGGCATTTCTGGCAGATTTGCTAGCTTATGAGGCAGACTTCCAGGAGTTTTGGCCAGAGCTACAGGCAGCGGTACAGCTCGAGCTAGCGAAAGGCTAGTGCAGCGTAAGTTGTACCTAGCTGGCCGGGCAGCAGCAAAAATTAGCAAGCATCGGCGCCGCTTGGCGCTAGCATCACCTGGTTGAGAGCGGCTTTCTGCTGGCGCCAATCGGGCATAAACTGGTCCATCAGGCCCCAAAAGCGGGCATTGTGCAGGCGCTCATGCAGATGCACCAGCTCGTGCACCACCACGTACTCCAAGCAGGAAAGCGGCTGCTTGATGAGCTCCAAGTTCAACCAGATGCGCTTGGCGGCGATGTTGCACGTACCCCAGCGCGTTTTCATCTGTTTGATGGCCCACGCCTTGGCTTGCGCGCCAACCACGGGTTCCCATTTAGCCGCCAAAGCGGGTAGTTGCTCTTTTAATTGGGCGCGGTACCAAGCCGTTAGCACTTGCTGCCGTTGAGCAGCGGTGCTTTCCGCAGGTACATATAGCTCCAAGCACCGCTCTTCTTCACGCAGAACAACCCGCTGACGCCCAGCAGTAGGGTGAATGTGCAAGGTGTAGCCGCGACCCTGGTAGAAGTGGATTTCGCCCGACTCGTAGCGGAATGCTACGGGTTGTTGCCGCTCCGCAAACTTGGCTTGGTGCCGCCGGATCCAGGCTTGGCGCGCTGAAATAAACTCAGTAATCGAAGCGGTAGGTACTCGTAAAGGAGCCGCGACCCGCACCCGCCCATCCGGCGCATATACTGTCAGGCGTAAGGAACGGATGTTTTTTCGGACGACTTCAATGGTCAAATCTTCAAACTGTAAAATCGGCATGTAGGGCGGCGTGGTGGGTGGCGCGAGCAGGTGGCAGCACGAAGGTAAATGTGAATCGGGAATTGAAGCCGCTCCTGCTTAGCTAGGTCGAGGAGTTTGGGACAAGCTAGGGCCTAGTAGGGCCTAGTAGGGAGCAGTCCTATGGTGCTTTGAAACAAGAAACTGAGGCTTCACATAATTATTTGCACTGTTCAGATAATTAGGACCAGGTGTGCGCTAAGTACATGGCAAGTTTGGGGGTGTGAAATAAGCGCTCTAGTGCAACTGGAGAAGAAAAAGAGCACGCCAAGTTGACGCTGCAACGACAACGGAAGCGTAAGAGGCATGCTGCTGGTGAACACAGGGCGGTCAGTACTTCAGGTGAGCTGACGCGTGAACCGCCCTGGTACGTTTGGGATAAACGTACGCATGCCTTGCTCTTTTTCAGCCTTCACCTTCTTACAACCAAGGTAACTGATTGCAAGCTCCTGTTCTGCGCTCAGACACCTCAAATGCCAGCAGAAATGCATAATGCACATAAGGCTGACGACCTCTAGTTATTGAAAACAAAAAACGGGGCCTTGCGGCCCCGTTTTTTGTTTTCAATAACTAGTATCGATTGTTAGTGCATGTGCCCGCCTTCACCGTGCACGTGGCCGTGGTCCAGCTCTTCTTGCGTCGCGTCGCGCACGCCTTCTACTTTACCATCGAAGTGCATGACCATGCCGGCTAGCGGGTGGTTGAAGTCCATCTGCACGGTGTCGGCGCCGATTTCGACGATTTTGCCTTGCATGTGGTTGCCTTCGTTGTCGGCCATGGGCAGGAAGTTGCCCTCTTGCAGCATCTCTTCATCGATTTTGCCATCGATTTCGAACACTTGCTTCGGGATGCTTACCACGGCTTGCTGATCGTAGTCGCCGTAGGCTTGGTCGGGGGTTAGGGAGAAGCTAAACGTCTCGCCAGCGCCTTTGCCGCTTAGTTGATTCTCAAACTCTTCCGGTAGTCCGCTGTGGCCGAAAATAAAGACCATTGGGGCGTCGGCTTCAGCCGACTCTACCAATACTTTCTCTTGGTTTTCGTCGGTCACGCTCAGGTCATAGGTGATAGTGACGACTTTGTTGGGGCTGATCTGGGCCATACTACAGGGGTGGACGGGGTGTCCGTTTTTTGGGTGTTGGATTAGGCAATTGCAATAGCTAGTTACGGAAATAACCTGGAATGTGACGGTACAAGCAAGGAAGACTCCCAAATTCAGCACCTGTCACCAGCAGGATGTAAGATTTTGGCATTGCCCTAACTGCTTTAGCCGCTTTGCGTTAAGCTGAGCATTAAAATAACGTTAAGATGCTGCTAGCCAAAGTACCCGGCAAGCTTAGGCGGTGCTAGACCTGCTCTAAGCCTAGGCTAACCGCAACAGCATCGGCGTTCTGTTTCTAATCGTCTCTACCTGCATGAACCCGAAGTTTCTTCCGCTGCTTCTGAGCGGCGCATTGCTGGCAAGCTGCCAGTCTAATCCGACCAAAACCGAGACTACTACCGCCACTTCCACCGACTCTACGGCAACAGCCGCGGCCGACACCATGGGCGTGCCCGCTGGCAGCATCCCAACGGTTGGCGAGCCAAAGCTGCTATTCAAGCTGCCTGAGAAGTATAACACCCCCGATGGCCTTGCGCTAGCCCCAAATGGCAACGTACTGCTTTCCATCCCGAACCTAGCTAATAACAGCTACCCGGCTGCTATTCTGGAAATCGTAGGAGATTCGGCCAAGCCGTACATAACGGACCTGCCCGCAGAGCCTACCACTAAGAAGGCCGCGCCCATGGACTTAGCGTTTGGACCCGACGGCAACCTGTACTACGCCGAAAACCAGTACGAGAACAGCAAAAAGTTCGTGTCGCGGCTGATGCGGGTGCGTATGCAAAACGGGAAGCCTGGCCCTATCGAAACGGCTGTGGACAGCTTTGCTTTGGCCAATGCAGTGGTGTGGAAGGGGAACAAACTGTATGTGACCGATAGCCAGTGGGACATGCCCGACAACGACAAGGGCAGCGCCGTTATGGTATTCACGCTCGATGAGCTAAAGCGCGGCCGCATTCACCTCAAGCCTAAAACCAAGGACCCACACGTACTAACTACGTTCACGACCAACGTGAACGAAACCGGCGTGGACAACGGAGCTGACGGCCTCGACTACGACAGCCAGGGTAACTTCTACACCGGCTCGTTTGGCGACGGCACCTTCTACAAAATGACACTAAAGCCCGACGGCACGCTGGCCAAGCAAGAAGCCCTGCCCCTGAAAGGCGACAAAATCACCTGCATCGATGGCCTCGTCATCGACCGCGCCACGGATAAGGCTTACATCACGGGTGCCCGTCAGAATGCCATTTTTGTCGTTAATCTGAAAGACAACACCGTAACAACCCTAGCTCAAAACCCCGACACCGATGGTGCCGGCGGCAAACTCGACCAGCCTGCCGAAGTGCTGCTGAAAGGCAAACGCCTCTACATTTCTGACTACGACAACCCCGTGAAGCACTTCGTAAATACGAAATCGGACGCGCCACATACGGAGTCGTACATTGATATAAAGTAAGAGCCACTGCTCACCTATAAAGACAACGAGCCAGCTACTCACAGTAGCTGGCTCGTTGTCTTTATAGGTGAACACCTTTATTGAATGTTCGACCATTCAAACTTTACTTATACTTAGCCATATAAAAGAGGCTATCTACTTATATGCATACTCCTTTAAGTAATCTTCTAGCTACGTTTTTAGGGCTGACCTTAATGCAGTGCAGTTCCGAACCATCTAAAACTTCCACTATTAAAGAGCCAGCTAGCGCAGTAGATTCTGCCGCTAAGGATCCTTCCGTTGGTTCTTGGCAGGTTGAACCCGATAGCGCGAATAAGACGCAAGGTTATGAAGTAGGGACGCTTAACCCTGATTCAAACGCGCCGTACCAAGACGTGAAGCTGATGAACGTTGAGCGTCAGATAGCTAGCTATACGGCACTAATACCCATTCAAGAAACACCAAGCGGGAAGATAAGCTTGCAGGTCGAACTGAACCCGCAAAAGCATTCTATTAAAAAGCTCACCTTGCTATATGCAAGACAAAACCAATGGCATACTATAAAGCAGATTGGTAATGGAGTAGGACATTATAATACGACAAAGCAGCGCTACTATGTAAATGTAGCTTATCAGGAAGTTCTAGAACTTCCTGATAAGCTACAATCTTCTAGCGACTTACGAGAAGTCAATTGCTGGGTTTCTACCCAGACCAATACAGCAGGAATTCAGCACATTGAGCCTGTTAAGTTGTGAGTTTGAGTTGTCTCTGGGCTGCTCGCTCAATAGACCAAACAAGTCTTATTGCATTTCCCAGGCCGTACGGTAGGCACCGATGCTCTCCACATAGTCCAAGAACGCCTTATAAAACTCGTGGCGACCTAGGGTGCCAGAGTCGCCGACGATGAGAAGCTTGCGGCGGGCGCGGGTCATGGCCACGTTCATGCGGCGGATATCGGAGAGGAAGCCAATGTCGCCCGTATCGTTGGAGCGCGTCATCGTGATGCAGATAATGTCACGCTCTTGGCCCTGGAACGAGTCCACAGTGCCGACGCTTAGTAGGCGGTGCGTCACCATCTCGGCTAGCTCGGGACTGTCTTCTACCTTGTCTTTCAAGTAGTTAATCTGGGCGCGGTAGGGGGCAATAACGCCGACGGTGAGCAAATCGGTGAGGTGGTCTTCGGGCACGTATACGCTGAGCAGCTCCGAGAGGCGGCGCAACAACAGATCTGCTTCCTCGGGGTTCGCCACCGAACGGCTTTCTGCAATACCTAGCTCCTGGAAGCCAAAGCCGGCCGTGTCGAGAAACTCCACAGCAAGGTCGGGTGCAAAGCGGAGGTCGTACTCGGCTAGGTCGGCATGAGCCACGCTAGGCGCGGCCACAAGCTTACCGTCGTAGAATTGCTCCGAGCTAAACTCCATAATCTGCTCGTGCATGCGATACTGCACCGTGAGCATGCGTGCCGATTCTGGCTGACGCGTGATGCACTTCTCAAATAGCGTTTCACGCAGACCGTCGCGCGCGGCTTGCTCGCTTTTCACGGTAGGCGGCAGCTGCTGGTGGTCACCAGCCAGTACTACGCGGTTGCCCTTCGTAATGGGAATCCAGCAGCCGGGTTCCAGCGCCTGCGCCGCTTCGTCGATAAACACCGTTTCGTAGGTGAGGTGACGAATGGCGCGGTTGCCGGCTCCCACGAGCGTACAAGTCAGAACCTGCACTTTGTCGAGCAAATCCTCCGTGATGTAGCGCTCTAGGTTGTCAGAATCTTGCAGCATCTGGTGGGCTTGCTCCTTGAGCATGCGGCGCTGCTCACGCTCCTCCCAGCCGAAGTGACGCTTGAACTTGCCCGCCATTTCGCGGTATTGCTCAGCCGTTTGGCGCATAGATTTCAGCTCGGGGTAGCTTCTATGGGCCATAATCTGCGCGTCCAAGGTATGCTCCAGCAGCAGATCCGAAACCCGCGAAGGGTTGCCCATGCGAATCACGTTGACGCCGCGTTCCGCTAGCTTTTCGGTGAGCAAGTCCACGGCCGTATTACTTGGTGCACACACCAGCACGCGCCGCTCGCGCCGGATCGTTTCCAGGATGGCTTGCACCAGCGTGGTCGTTTTGCCGGTGCCAGGCGGGCCGTGGATAATAGCTACGTCTTTGGCCGCCAGCACGTGGCGCACCGCGGCTAGCTGCGACTCATTCAGTGGGCTAGGGTAGTAGAGGGTGGCTTCGCTTTCATCTCGGAAGCGGGCCGGTTTACCACCTAGCAAAATGTCGCGCAGCTCGGCGAGGCGGGTTTCGTAGGCGCCCATCACCTTCTGCAAGGCGTGCTCCATTTCGCGGTAGCTTACCTCGTCGAAGGTCAGATCGACCCCCAACTTGCCTTCGTCAATCCAGTCGGGCAGGTCTTCTTTGTTGGTGGCGAGCAGAATTTTGTTGCGACGCACGGCCGTAATCACGCCGTTGAGCGTGGGGCGGTCGGTAGCAGCGCGGTTGGGAATGTTACCAAAGAGGGCAGCATTGCGGCCTACTTGAAACAAGTGCAAGCTGTTCTGGCTGGCTGGGCGCTCTAGCTCCAGCACCAGCTTGCCGCCGAAGCCGATTTCTTCTTTGGTGATTTTAACAGGATACCAGGTCAGGCCGCGGTGCTGCCGCTCGGCGATGCTGGTTTTAGCGCTCTTGATTTTGAACTGCTCCAAGTCTTCCTGCTGCTCTAGCTTCATGAGCGCTTGGACTTTGCGTAGTTCTTTCTCTAACGCGTAGGGATCGGTATATGTAGGTTGGTCAGGCAAAATGGTACTCGTTATCGGGTCGTTGATAACAACGAAAACGGCAAAAGGGTGGCCGAAGGTCGGGGAGATTTTTGGAATGCTTTAGCTAATCATCCGTTAGCTATGCGTCTGACATATTTATCTAAATCTTACAAGTCTCGAAAGATGGGACAAACCTGCCATATTAATAAAGGCAAGAGCATGACTCTAAGCTGGGTAGAAAATTGACTTTACCAGATTGGAATAGAGTTATATAGTGGATAATGTCATGCCTCAACAAGTGTAGTATAACGTTTTTTCTACGGATAGCAGTTGCGCTTACATGAACTGTTGCAGCTCCTTCCCTTGAATAGCCGCCGCCATCAGCCCCGGAAATTTGTCGGGGGTGCAGGCGAAGCTAGGTATGCCCATGGCGGCTAGCTTCTCCGCTAGGTGGCGGTCGAAGCTAGGGGCGCCATCGTCGCTAAGGGCTAGGAGGACCACGAACGTGACGCCGGCCGCTTTGAGCGTAGCGGCGCGTTTGAGTAGTTCAGCCGAGTTGCCGCCTTCGTACAGGTCGCTGATGAGCACCAGGATTGTATCGGTGGGGCGGGTGATGAGTTGCTGACAGTAGGCAATGGCGCGGTTGATATCGGTGCCGCCGCCGAGCTGGATGCCAAACAGTAAGTCTACCGGATCTTTTAGGTCTTGGGTGAGGTCAGCCACGGCAGTGTCGAATACCACCATGTGGGTGCGCACCGCCCGCACCGACGCCAGCACCGCCCCAAACACGCCCGCGTACACCACCGACGACGCCATCGAGCCACTTTGGTCCACGCACAGCACGATTTCCTTTAGGGCTTGCCCACGCTTACCGTAGCCAACGAGCTTTTCGGGGATAAGCGTTTTGTAGCTAGGTTGATAGTGTTTTAAGTTGGCTCGAATGGTTGCCGTCCAGTTGATTTCGTGGTAGCGTGGCCGCGGGTTGCGCACCGCCCGGCTTAGCGCACCCTGCACGGCTTGGCGGAGCGGATTCGAAAGCTTTTGCTCTAGCTCCTGCACCACGCGCTGCACTACTTCGCGGGCGGTGTGCTTCACTTTGGCCGGCATCACGCGTCCCAGCGACATCAGCAAGCCAACCAAATGCACATCGGCCTGCACAGTGCGCAAAATCTCCGGTTCCAGGAGCATTTGCTGCAAACCCAGGCGCTCCATGGCATCTTTCTGCATCACGGCCACCACAGAGGAGGGGAAATACTGGCGGATATCGCCCAGCCAGCGCGACACCCGCGGGGAAGAGGCGCCTAGCCCGGCCTTGCGCTCCGTGCTGTCTTGATCGTAGAGGGCGGTTAGTACCTCGTCCATACGGCCGTAGTCTACGGACATCGGGATGGTATTATCGGCATCGGCTGGCGAGCCCAGCACGAGTTTCCAGCGGGCAGGATTGGACATGAGAGAAGCTAGCTTTGAG
This Hymenobacter sp. GOD-10R DNA region includes the following protein-coding sequences:
- a CDS encoding acyl carrier protein phosphodiesterase, with the protein product MNFLAHLLLSGSPAAPDYADVVVGNFAAEAVRGRAGLLAYPAAVQRGIWLHRFIDSFTDTHPVVRRTTARLRTAGLGKWAGVVSDVGYDHLLARDFSRYHYDAAEPLPAFSQRLYALLQTRRHELPEQLQNMFQYMRRDDWLTGYAQPEGFARALLGLSRRVPSAQVLATGAAAFLADLLAYEADFQEFWPELQAAVQLELAKG
- a CDS encoding FKBP-type peptidyl-prolyl cis-trans isomerase, producing MAQISPNKVVTITYDLSVTDENQEKVLVESAEADAPMVFIFGHSGLPEEFENQLSGKGAGETFSFSLTPDQAYGDYDQQAVVSIPKQVFEIDGKIDEEMLQEGNFLPMADNEGNHMQGKIVEIGADTVQMDFNHPLAGMVMHFDGKVEGVRDATQEELDHGHVHGEGGHMH
- a CDS encoding spheroidene monooxygenase, which codes for MHTTLSIFGLKPGQVRWGLAQMGTSQQPLRRVPGLRFFKLLGSGADNGFGLRPNLHRYGMMAVWESQAAAAEFFDTHPLWQEYQRRSTEIWTIDLAPLKAHGLWDGINPFDYKSDISEVEGPVAVLTRASIRLRKTPRFWKYVAPTSAAVAHAPGVLASIGLGELPVIRQATFSIWESAQAMQQYAYRGELHREVIQRTRQEGWYSEELFARFQVTRSEGTWDGKDPLETQQLTSQD
- the leuS gene encoding leucine--tRNA ligase, producing MPGYRPEEIEKKWQAHWKEHNTFKADNQSEKPKYYVLDMFPYPSGAGLHVGHPLGYIASDIVTRYKRLQGYNVLHPMGFDSFGLPAEQYAIQTGQHPALTTEKNIDTYIKQLNSLGFSYDWSREVRTSDPEYYKWTQWIFLKLFNSWYNLDSDRAEPIETLIAQFEQNGNAGVRAAGDDEGRPSFTADGWKAQSEPAQMATLLAYRLAYQSDTYVNWCAALGTVLSNDEVKDGVSERGGFPVERRLMPQWNLRITAYADRLLQGLDTIDWPEAVKEMQRNWIGRSVGAEVVFPLQNDPSQNIKVYTTRVDTIYGATFMVLAPEHELVEQLTTDEQREAVETYITQSKHRSERDRMADVKTVSGVFTGSYCLNPLNNEPVPIWLADYVLAGYGTGAVMAVPSGDQRDWTFAKHFGLPIIQVLDAQKDIEKEADPTKEGRFINSGIVNGLGYKEATTTLISWLEERGLGKGKVNFRVRDAIFGRQRYWGEPIPIYYKDGTAYGLPESELPLVLPEIDEYKPTETGEPPLGRAKDWKYQGQYEYELSTMPGWAGSSWYYLRYMDPHNQERFVGKEAEEYWKTVDLYMGGAEHATGHLLYSRFWYLFLKDLGLVSSNEPFQKLINQGMILGRSNFVYRINGTSQFVTLGKKGQYDTTPLHVDVSIVDNDVLDQEAFRKWRPDYANAEFVTEENGTYVCGTEVEKMSKNKFNVVNPDVLVGQYGADALRLYEMFLGPLEQFKPWNTSGMSGVSGFLKKLWRLFHPEDGNLAVTDEAATPAELKALHKAIRKAADDIDKFSFNTSVSTFMICVNELTALNCHKRAILEPLTVVVSPYAPHVAEELWTELGHEPGSISYASFPEFKEEYLEEATVEYPIAFNGKMRGKMTFAANAPASNIEQEVRASEVFEKFSEGKTPKKVIVVPGRMVNVVL
- a CDS encoding AAA domain-containing protein yields the protein MPDQPTYTDPYALEKELRKVQALMKLEQQEDLEQFKIKSAKTSIAERQHRGLTWYPVKITKEEIGFGGKLVLELERPASQNSLHLFQVGRNAALFGNIPNRAATDRPTLNGVITAVRRNKILLATNKEDLPDWIDEGKLGVDLTFDEVSYREMEHALQKVMGAYETRLAELRDILLGGKPARFRDESEATLYYPSPLNESQLAAVRHVLAAKDVAIIHGPPGTGKTTTLVQAILETIRRERRVLVCAPSNTAVDLLTEKLAERGVNVIRMGNPSRVSDLLLEHTLDAQIMAHRSYPELKSMRQTAEQYREMAGKFKRHFGWEEREQRRMLKEQAHQMLQDSDNLERYITEDLLDKVQVLTCTLVGAGNRAIRHLTYETVFIDEAAQALEPGCWIPITKGNRVVLAGDHQQLPPTVKSEQAARDGLRETLFEKCITRQPESARMLTVQYRMHEQIMEFSSEQFYDGKLVAAPSVAHADLAEYDLRFAPDLAVEFLDTAGFGFQELGIAESRSVANPEEADLLLRRLSELLSVYVPEDHLTDLLTVGVIAPYRAQINYLKDKVEDSPELAEMVTHRLLSVGTVDSFQGQERDIICITMTRSNDTGDIGFLSDIRRMNVAMTRARRKLLIVGDSGTLGRHEFYKAFLDYVESIGAYRTAWEMQ
- a CDS encoding SprT family zinc-dependent metalloprotease yields the protein MPILQFEDLTIEVVRKNIRSLRLTVYAPDGRVRVAAPLRVPTASITEFISARQAWIRRHQAKFAERQQPVAFRYESGEIHFYQGRGYTLHIHPTAGRQRVVLREEERCLELYVPAESTAAQRQQVLTAWYRAQLKEQLPALAAKWEPVVGAQAKAWAIKQMKTRWGTCNIAAKRIWLNLELIKQPLSCLEYVVVHELVHLHERLHNARFWGLMDQFMPDWRQQKAALNQVMLAPSGADAC
- a CDS encoding pyridoxamine 5'-phosphate oxidase family protein; this encodes MAEHVAQSHDVTKLIDRIKDIKIAMLTTAETNGQLHSRPMYTQKPDEDGTLWFFTEKDSAKIDEVQREQHVNLGYSKPGDNLYVSISGIATIVNDRTKIKDLWTEGLRSWFPKGSDDPNISLLKIDIERGEVWDQPSNVLVNAFGYVKAVATGERYQPTGDEHVQVTPQ